A genome region from Ottowia testudinis includes the following:
- a CDS encoding ProQ/FinO family protein: protein MLEQLFTLYPQLFGAHFVPLQRGVFEALLERHPEQLKREDLKIALAQHTRSTRYLLAVASGAPRHDLDGQPVEPVAPEHVHHAIMEVFKRRQARTSDDLRPALRRQLVAAFERSALSASDYLALVQGRDEAANQLVQDALAEAEAQSARRQALQRAYEASGKPVEEFAQMYGMAVREVRRMLLI, encoded by the coding sequence ATGCTGGAGCAACTGTTCACGCTGTACCCGCAGCTGTTCGGCGCCCACTTCGTGCCGCTGCAGCGCGGCGTGTTCGAGGCGCTGCTGGAGCGCCACCCCGAGCAGCTCAAGCGCGAAGACCTGAAGATCGCCCTGGCGCAACACACGCGCTCTACCCGCTACCTGCTGGCCGTCGCCTCGGGCGCGCCGCGCCATGACCTGGACGGCCAACCGGTCGAGCCGGTGGCGCCCGAGCACGTGCACCATGCCATCATGGAGGTGTTCAAACGCCGCCAGGCCCGCACCAGCGACGATTTGCGGCCCGCGCTGCGGCGGCAGCTGGTGGCCGCCTTCGAGCGCTCGGCCTTGAGCGCCAGCGATTACCTGGCGTTGGTGCAGGGCCGTGACGAAGCCGCCAACCAGCTGGTGCAAGACGCGCTGGCCGAGGCCGAGGCCCAATCCGCGCGCCGCCAGGCGCTGCAGCGTGCCTACGAGGCCAGCGGCAAGCCGGTCGAGGAGTTCGCGCAGATGTACGGCATGGCCGTGCGCGAGGTGCGCCGGATGCTCTTGATTTAA